The Chryseobacterium indicum genome contains a region encoding:
- a CDS encoding RNA polymerase sigma factor produces MKSKSDSLLISLYQKGDEEALSTLIHRHQRELFTFIFYKINDEDLANDVFQDTFMKIIIMLKEGRYNEEGKFILWAKRIAHNLIIDHFRLKSKNMKVSETTFETDEYSVFDLLREPSENIEDQLVTNQIQEDLLKMLQFLPENQQEVIKLRFFDGLSFKEIADHTDMSINTTLGRVRYALINLRKIMDENNIILTR; encoded by the coding sequence ATGAAATCAAAATCGGATAGTTTACTAATTTCCCTTTACCAAAAAGGAGACGAAGAGGCGTTGTCTACCCTTATACACCGCCATCAGAGAGAGTTGTTTACATTCATTTTTTACAAAATTAATGATGAAGATTTAGCAAATGATGTGTTTCAGGATACCTTCATGAAAATTATCATTATGCTGAAGGAAGGACGCTATAACGAAGAAGGAAAATTCATTCTTTGGGCGAAAAGAATTGCCCATAATCTTATTATCGATCATTTCAGGTTAAAATCTAAAAATATGAAAGTTTCAGAAACTACTTTTGAAACGGATGAATATTCTGTTTTTGATCTTTTGAGAGAGCCTTCCGAAAATATCGAGGATCAGCTTGTAACCAATCAGATTCAGGAAGATCTTTTAAAAATGCTTCAGTTTTTACCCGAAAACCAGCAGGAAGTAATTAAACTAAGATTTTTTGACGGATTAAGTTTTAAAGAAATTGCGGATCATACCGACATGAGTATCAATACTACACTGGGAAGAGTGCGCTATGCTTTAATCAACCTGAGAAAAATCATGGATGAAAATAATATTATCTTAACTAGATAA
- the metK gene encoding methionine adenosyltransferase: MSYLFTSESVSEGHPDKIADQISDALIDHFLAYDKNSKVACETLVTTGQVVLAGEVKSDAYLDVQTIAREVINGIGYTKGEYMFNGDSCGVISAIHEQSPDINQGVDRVVTDESFEAKANAQGAGDQGMMFGYATNETANYMPLALDLAHTILKELSAIRREDSEIKYLRPDAKSQVTIEYSDDHKPIRIDSIVVSTQHDDFGSEEEMLNKIREDIKNILIPRVVALQTEEIKALFNDQIKYHINPTGKFVIGGPHGDTGLTGRKIIVDTYGGKGAHGGGAFSGKDPSKVDRSAAYATRHIAKNLVAAGVADEVLVQVSYAIGVAEPCGLYINTYGTAKVDLNDGEIAKKVSTIFDLRPYAIEQNLKLRNPIYQETASYGHMGKEHYVASKTFNKGHKNELTLENLEFFTWEKLDKVEEIKASFGI, encoded by the coding sequence ATGTCTTATTTATTTACATCTGAATCTGTTTCAGAAGGACATCCGGACAAAATTGCCGATCAGATTTCCGACGCATTAATCGATCATTTTTTAGCATACGACAAAAACTCAAAGGTAGCTTGTGAAACCCTTGTTACAACAGGACAGGTGGTTTTAGCGGGTGAAGTAAAATCTGATGCTTATCTTGATGTTCAGACGATCGCGAGAGAAGTAATCAACGGGATTGGTTATACAAAAGGAGAGTATATGTTCAACGGAGATTCTTGCGGGGTTATTTCTGCGATCCACGAACAGTCTCCGGATATCAATCAGGGAGTAGACAGAGTGGTAACGGATGAGTCTTTCGAAGCTAAAGCGAATGCACAGGGAGCGGGCGATCAGGGAATGATGTTCGGATACGCAACCAACGAAACGGCTAACTATATGCCTTTGGCTTTGGATCTTGCACATACTATTCTTAAGGAACTTTCTGCGATCAGAAGAGAAGATTCAGAAATTAAATATCTTCGTCCTGATGCAAAATCCCAGGTTACTATTGAATATTCTGACGATCATAAGCCGATCAGAATCGATTCTATCGTAGTTTCTACACAACATGATGATTTCGGATCTGAAGAAGAAATGCTGAACAAAATCAGAGAAGACATTAAAAATATTCTGATTCCTAGAGTAGTTGCTTTACAGACAGAAGAAATTAAAGCGTTATTCAACGATCAGATCAAATATCATATCAACCCGACCGGTAAATTTGTAATCGGTGGTCCTCACGGAGATACAGGTCTTACAGGAAGAAAGATTATCGTAGATACGTACGGAGGAAAAGGAGCTCACGGTGGTGGTGCATTCTCTGGAAAAGATCCTTCAAAAGTAGACAGAAGTGCGGCTTATGCAACAAGACACATTGCTAAAAATCTGGTGGCTGCTGGAGTTGCTGATGAAGTTTTGGTACAGGTTTCTTACGCAATCGGGGTTGCAGAGCCATGCGGATTGTATATCAATACCTACGGAACGGCAAAAGTAGATCTTAACGATGGAGAAATTGCTAAAAAAGTTTCAACAATCTTCGATTTAAGACCTTACGCAATCGAGCAGAACTTAAAGCTAAGAAACCCGATCTATCAGGAAACAGCTTCTTACGGACACATGGGAAAAGAGCATTATGTTGCCAGCAAAACTTTCAATAAAGGTCATAAAAACGAGCTTACTCTGGAAAACCTTGAGTTCTTTACATGGGAAAAATTAGACAAAGTAGAAGAAATTAAAGCTTCTTTCGGAATTTAA
- a CDS encoding LysR substrate-binding domain-containing protein → MNIQQLEYLIAVDKYKHFGKAAQACFITQPTLSAMIQKFEDELDVKVFDRTTHPIRTTDVGLQIIDQAKVIIESVNELKNKANLLNNILGGTINIGIIPTVSSFILPTEIFKFLEENPKIQMNVKEMTTDNIIKALKAGELDAGIISTPYDAADEFYQDFLFNEELMIYSSEKEANKKNSYVVPEELNVEKVWLLEEGNCLRNQFENICHLKENTLKPKNLDFLASNIQTLVHMVDKVGGISILPELALNQLSDVQKENVFRFKKPFPYREISIIYYKPTFKQKIIDELSHSIRNSLEKKLNYHENPKEFVSIKPQ, encoded by the coding sequence ATGAACATTCAGCAACTCGAGTATCTTATCGCGGTTGATAAGTACAAACATTTTGGGAAAGCGGCTCAAGCATGCTTCATTACGCAGCCTACATTAAGTGCAATGATACAGAAATTTGAGGACGAACTGGATGTGAAGGTTTTCGACAGAACAACGCACCCGATCCGTACCACAGATGTGGGGCTTCAGATCATCGATCAGGCGAAGGTGATTATAGAATCTGTCAATGAACTTAAAAATAAAGCCAATCTTTTAAACAATATTTTAGGAGGAACCATCAATATCGGAATCATTCCTACCGTTTCTTCTTTCATCCTGCCTACAGAAATCTTCAAATTTTTGGAAGAAAACCCGAAAATCCAGATGAATGTAAAAGAAATGACAACGGACAACATCATCAAAGCTTTGAAAGCAGGGGAGTTGGATGCCGGAATTATTTCCACACCATATGATGCGGCAGATGAATTTTATCAGGATTTCTTATTCAATGAAGAGTTGATGATCTACAGTTCTGAAAAAGAAGCCAACAAGAAAAACTCTTATGTCGTTCCGGAAGAACTGAATGTAGAAAAAGTATGGCTGCTTGAAGAAGGAAACTGTCTGAGAAACCAGTTCGAAAATATCTGTCATTTAAAAGAAAATACATTAAAGCCTAAAAACTTGGATTTTCTCGCTTCTAATATCCAGACTTTGGTTCACATGGTGGATAAAGTAGGAGGAATCAGTATTTTGCCAGAGTTGGCTCTTAATCAGCTTTCAGATGTACAGAAGGAGAATGTTTTCAGATTTAAGAAGCCTTTCCCGTACAGAGAAATCAGCATTATTTACTACAAACCAACCTTTAAGCAGAAAATTATTGATGAATTGTCGCATTCTATCAGAAATTCTTTAGAGAAAAAACTGAATTATCACGAGAATCCGAAAGAATTTGTAAGCATAAAACCGCAATAG
- a CDS encoding YjjG family noncanonical pyrimidine nucleotidase, translating into MKIQHIFFDLDNTLWDHRRNAYLTIKDLFEKEEIGLKYNIRFEEFHSVYHEINEKLWEDIRDGIIDKEYLRKHRFYDTFKSFGVDDPELSMYFEEHFLDKILNHNELVEGAEYILEYLKAKSYTLHIISNGFKEVTERKCILSGIDRYFQTITSADTVGVRKPRPEIFEYSLNLSKATKENSILIGDDWVADVVGAQNFGMDVIFFDVFKENKSEEGLKVITHLLQIKEYL; encoded by the coding sequence ATGAAAATTCAGCACATTTTTTTTGATCTTGATAATACACTTTGGGATCACCGCCGCAATGCGTATTTAACGATAAAAGATCTTTTTGAGAAAGAAGAAATCGGGTTAAAGTACAATATCAGGTTTGAAGAATTCCACTCTGTTTATCATGAAATCAATGAAAAACTCTGGGAAGACATCCGCGACGGAATTATCGATAAAGAATATCTCAGAAAACATCGTTTTTATGATACCTTTAAAAGTTTTGGTGTTGATGATCCAGAATTATCGATGTATTTCGAGGAACATTTCTTAGATAAAATTCTCAATCATAATGAACTTGTAGAAGGTGCAGAATATATTCTTGAATATCTTAAGGCAAAAAGTTACACACTGCATATTATTTCAAACGGGTTCAAAGAAGTGACGGAGAGAAAGTGTATTTTGTCCGGAATTGACAGGTATTTTCAGACCATCACAAGCGCAGATACAGTTGGTGTAAGAAAGCCACGTCCCGAAATTTTTGAATATTCTCTGAACCTTTCAAAAGCCACAAAAGAAAACAGTATTTTAATTGGCGATGACTGGGTTGCAGACGTTGTCGGTGCTCAGAATTTTGGTATGGATGTGATTTTCTTTGATGTTTTTAAGGAAAATAAATCCGAAGAAGGCTTGAAAGTGATTACACATCTTTTACAGATTAAAGAGTATTTATAA